The stretch of DNA ACTTTATTTGAATTTGGAATTTGAACTTGAAGCAAGATCTCGGGCAGGCCAAATGCTCTATTTGCTTGCTGAAGATTAAAATCCATTGCCTGGCAAAAAGCAACGCTTGTCCCTATGAGGATAGTAAAATAGCGTAAAATTTTCTTCATTTTTTATATTCCTTAATATTAGAGGTATAATCTATTCATACGTTTTATACCCTACCTAAACAAACATAACAAATAGCACGAAACAAACAAAATTATGCGCGTTAGAACACTCCTCAACCCTCTCAGCTGCCCTCAACGATTTTCAAAACAAAAATGGGCCGAAATATTTCCCCATTTCACCGGCACTCTTGATGTCGAAGTTGGATTTGGAACCGGTAGTTTTTTAGATCAGTATGGTAAAGCAAACCCCACTCATGCGTTAGTAGGATTTGAGATACGAAAAAAATTGGTTGATGCTGCTCAAGAGCTCATCACCACAAGTAAATTAGACAATGTCTTTTTGGTCTGGGGCAATGCAAGCTTTGGACTTCACGATATGTTTGATGACAACAGCATTGATCGAATTTTTGTCTTTCATCCAGACCCATGGCCAAAGAGGACACATCACAAACGACGCGTTATTAACCAAGATTTTCTAACGTTAGTTCAAAAAAAGCTCAAGCATAATGGTTGTCTTTATATCGCAACCGACGTACCAGAGCTTTGGGATGTCATGCTTAAAACAGTAAGTACTTCCGAAAAGTTTAAACCTGTTCAGGATGACTACTTCTGGGC from Candidatus Dependentiae bacterium encodes:
- the trmB gene encoding tRNA (guanosine(46)-N7)-methyltransferase TrmB; translated protein: MRVRTLLNPLSCPQRFSKQKWAEIFPHFTGTLDVEVGFGTGSFLDQYGKANPTHALVGFEIRKKLVDAAQELITTSKLDNVFLVWGNASFGLHDMFDDNSIDRIFVFHPDPWPKRTHHKRRVINQDFLTLVQKKLKHNGCLYIATDVPELWDVMLKTVSTSEKFKPVQDDYFWATFYKTRWKEMSEEHNRTLYFGTFQARMQPQR